The Serinus canaria isolate serCan28SL12 chromosome 2, serCan2020, whole genome shotgun sequence genomic interval ACTCTAGAGGTACATGAACGGAATTTGTGGCATTGTTTTTGTCTAGCAGACAGTTCTATTTGTGGAAGTGAGGAATGCTTTCCTTCCCACAATCCTGCATTCTAATGATCTTTTCTTGAGGCTGTGTCCATGTAACCTTGGTTTCAGCTTTTAATTGTGTGGATATTTGGGATGGTTTTCTTGGAAGATGTGTGTCTGAGAAACCAGAATATACAACAAAAGCCTAAGAAAAATATGGGTGTTCTGAGTGAGTTCATTTTATAGcacttttttgctttattttgtggGTGTGTTATGAAGGGGGGCCCCATTCCACTGCAGCCATgtcaggctggtttgggctttgcagctgtgctgtgcatgaGGAGCTGCCCCTTCCTTTGTGGTCATTCCTCCTTAAAATGTGAGTATATGAGACCAAAGGCTGGTGTTGATGGTGTGTGTCAAAGAGGACTCAAGACTCGACCAAGATTTTGAGAGCTGGGGTGTCATCAGTGAGGTTACCCTGTAGAACtcaggggtttgggtttttgtgtgtgttttgaagAGGGGCCCCAAACTATTGCAGGTTAGTCAGGATGGTTTGGGCTCTGCACCTCTGCCAGGTGCCCTGTTGAGCACCTGGACTCTTTCATTCTTTGTCAACAGTTGGAGAGGTGCCCCTTCAGCGAGCTGGCAGGTGATGGAGTGTCTGAGGCCCCACTTGGCTGTTCCTCCAGTCAGAAGGGCCTTGAGACTAAGGGTTTAAAGGAATTTCCCAAAGTTCAACCATTGGAATTGTGAAGTTGTGCATCTGGACAGGAATGGCACTGGGCCCTGGATAATTCTGTGAGCTGAGAGTCTGTAATGTGCCTTCTTTGCGCAGGACCCTGTGGTGCTGGTTGAGTACAGAGAGACCAGCAGGTTGCAGTGGGGAATTACTTCAGTGGGGGAACACCTATGTCCAAGacagatttttgaaaatttttgccATGAAGTTGGGAGAGGTGGCCCTTCCTCTCTTTAGAGCACTGGAGAGATCTTGTGAGGAGTGGTGTGGGCAGTTTTGTGCTCCACAGAAGAAGAAGCCCAAGGAGGAAGTGAATGAAGAGAGGTTGAGGGCCAGCAGATAGTCTAAGAACTGGAGAATCTTTGCTAGCCAAGAGAATGAGAGCTGGGACTCTGAGGAGACAAGGCTGGTCAGGGATGTGTCACCAGTGTGTGGGAGCTCAGCTGTTCTCAGGAGTGCATGCATGAATGTAAAGAAGGCCCATGCACAAGGGAAAATAGATGAAATTCCATCGGTAAAGGAAGCAAGAATTTTTCAGTGCAACCATGTGGATGGTTGCAGAGGGTAAGAAACTATGAGGTCCCTCTTCTTTGAGGGTCAAAACAGATCTTGCCATAGTCCTggaactgctgctcctgctaGGGCTGCATGAGGAAGGGGGATGAAGCATTTGCACTCTGCAGTTCCTGCCATAATGCATGATGTTATTCCTCTGCTCACTGGGAGACTCAAGATTGTTGCTGTGAAGAGAATTTTAGAAGTGTATGCTGGCATAGAGCAACTttggcagagcagtgcccaggagaGAATTGTTGTGTCCAATCTTTTGGTAGGTGAGGTGATGGCCTTGTGTCATGTTCTGGAAGAACTCTCCCTCTCATCTGTTTCCCATATCAGCATTGGTTGATTCTCGTGGGGGTTTACATGCTAAGAAATGTTCTTTGCTCCCTTTCCATCCAACAGAATGGTTGAGTGCTGGCATTGCACCGGGTGAGGTTGTGAGACCATTGGAATTGAAAAAGAACAGGAGGCAACTAAGGTTCTGATGCAAGAAAAATTTATTGTACTGAAAGAATGCTGAGTaagaagaagctgaaggaaTCAGGTGTCAGGTGGGAGTAGAGAGACCATCAGCTGAGGTGCTTTGCttgcaggaggtgctgccagAGGCCAGAGCTGGTGGTGTCAGGAGTGGTGTTGAGGGCCCTTAGCAGATGTAGCCGCCCCTTCTGCCGTAGCAGCCCAGGCCTCCCAGACCATAGCCAAAGCCACCAAAGCCAAAGCCACCAGagatgggctgtccctgggcattgagctcagtgcccagagcagcggAGGAGGTGGATCCGACGGCGGTGTTCTGGGGGAAGGAGGTCAtgatgggtcctggcagggtgaccagcacaggggaagggtcGATGATGACACGGGAATCCTGGcattgcagggcacagggctcgtTGCAGCTGTTGGCCAGCGGGGTGGGTCCGCAGGGACTGCAGCGGTTGTTGCAGGCCATGGGTGTGGTGTGGAGGGTTCCTGAAAGAGAGGCGTTGAGGCAGAGTAAAGGTGGAGGTTCAAGGGGTGAAGTGTCAGCAGGGTGAAGGAGTGTGGAAGCTGTTGTGGGGCTGTAGGGAGGATAGAGGTCTGCTGAGGCTGGTGCTGAGTGTGCTGCAAGGAAGAGGCCAGGGATACAGGAACAGCAGGGTCAGGGGCTTGAGGCTCACCTGGTTgttggcaggagcaggaggacaaGGCTTGAGGAGAAGTGTGTGGAGGAGAGAGGCTCTGGGCCTCTTTTTATGCTATTTCTGGATGGGCAGGACAGCGTTGGTCCCATGGCCTTGGGGCATTTTGCAGGCCACTGTTCCTGGTTGTCTCAGAGCGGTGAGTCGTGAGGTGGGGAGTGTTTTCCATCCCACAACTCTGCAGTGTCACATTCTGCTTTTGAGTCCGGGACCTTCTGACCTTGTCAGCGGCTTTAAATTCAAGTACTGGAGACCAAAGTatgttgatgatgatgatgttttTTGTGAAGGGCTGCACACGTGACCAGAGCTTTGGACAGTGGAGTGTCAACAGTGAAGTCACCCCCTGGCACCGGTGTGTTGGTTTTTGTGGGTGTCTTGTCCTCATTCGCCCACAGCCACGTCAGGCTCGTTTGGGCTTTGCATCCCTTTTTGGGATGACGGGTTTCCCTTTCCATCACATtctgtccctcccagtcctATTGCCAAGCTTCTAAACCTCTTTATATGTCAGGTCTTTCCTGCTTGATACGGGAAAGCAGTCCCTGTGATTTGGGGACTCCTGTCGTGCTGTGTAATGTCTTGGGTTTCATTCATTTGTAGTGTTTTTATCACTTGGCCCCAGGTAGGTCACACTGTAAGGTCCCATTTCTGAGCTCTGAGTGacactgagaaaggaaaactggTGAAGGATAAGAAGATGATGTCTATGGAGCACTTGAAGGACCTGAATACATTGAATTTTCAGAACAGTAGCGTTGACCTTTTTACTCTCTCAAGGTACCTGAATGTAAATAATAACATCAGGTTTACCTGGCCCAGCATGAGGACTCATGAGCTGGGCACTGTTTACCTTCCTGCAACTCTACAATTCCATGTCCTGTTCTTGTGACAGTGTCCATCTGACCTTGGCAGCAGCCTTAAAGTGAGAGTTGGTGTTTGGGAGGATTTGCTTGGAAGTTGCGTGTGagagaaaccaaaataaaccacaaatgCCTATGAAAATTGGGATGTCATCAATGAATTCAACCCAAGGGACAGGTGTGCTTTGGTTTGTGGTTTCATTTGAGGAAGGGATTGCCATTCCTCTACAGCCCTGTCAGGCTTTGCTGGGCCTTGGTGGCTGTGCCAGACTTTAGGACCTGCCCCTTTCAGTGCATTTAATCCCTCCCACCTTGCCCATGGATATCCAGGGAGCTTATTCCTGCTGACAAGGATGTGACAATTTTTCCCCTACAAAGCATTTGAAAGTGCAGCTCCTACAAGATGATTAAGAGCCATTAGAGTTGATTATGGTGCACAAAATCCTGTCTTAGTGACTTCTTCTGTGTTAcctacagaaaataaagtatcTTACTGTGGGTGCTGAGAGAGCCATGGCTGGTGTTGATCTCCACCTCTTAGCAGTGTGTTTGTCACTGTCTCCCTACTGCATCATCCCCAGACTATGCAAGGATGTAGAGGTGGTGTAAAGCGTCAGTGAGGTGGACTTCTCTATTTCTATAATATTGAAACAGCATGACCTGGAGCCTTGTGATCCAGTTATCAAGCTGGCGCCAAACTTAAAATGAGGTAACCCAAGAGTCGTATCCGTGAGGCCAAACCTGTTCAACATATGATGTGAGTTGGAGTGAGCAGGTCTAGGCTCCTCCCCCGGGGAGGAGCCTCACAGACTTAGTGAAACAAGGCCAGTTCAGGGCCATcaacatattttaaatgctgtaggatttttAAGAGAGGACTGAGAGCTGGGGCATCCAGGAGACAAGGCTGGACTGGGGGTTGTTACAAGTTAGCAAGGGCACAAGTGAGAACAGATGGAATTTCATGGGCAGAGCAGACAAGGCTTTTTTAGTGTGAGGATGGTGACAGAGTGGAAGAGGTGGAGGAGTTTCTGTATCGAGGGAGATGAAAACCTGTAGTGTCCATGGTTCTGGAAATCCTTCTCTAGGTAGCCTTCCTTGAGCAGAGAGGATGGAAGCCCTTGCAGCACTTCCAGAGTTTCTCTGAGAGTGGATATTTGTGTGGTTTGAGAGTTCTGATGGGAGGAGATCTTGTGAAGGGAATGCTGGCATGGAGAGACTATTCCCAAGCAATGAGCAGGAGATCATTGTAGGGTCAAAGCCTTTGGTATGGGAggagatgtgatttttttcatgttctggAAGGTCACCTTTCAACccagcctcctctgcctctgagtTGTTCCTGGTGGGGTTCTACTTCTTTAGGAAGGTGTTGTGTCCCTTCGCCATCCACCCCATGGGTGAGGGTGTGAGGGCTTTGAAATTCAAAAAGATGCAGAAACATGTGAGGCTTTGATGCACGAAAACTTTATTGCtacaaaagaattaaaaggcAAGGGAGAGAACTTGAAGGAATCCAGTGGGGGGGTGCAAGTAGGGCAAATATGAGCCAAGGTGCTTTGCTTGGAAGAGCCAGAGTTGGTGGTGTCAGGGGTGGTGCCGAGGGCCCTTAGCAGATGTAGCCGCCCCTTCTGCCATAGCAGCCCAGGCCTCCCAGGCCGTAGCCAAAGCCACCAAAGCCAAATCCACCAGagatgggctgtccctgggcattgagctcagtgcccagagcGGCGGAGGAGGTGGATCCGACGGCGGTGTTCTGAGGGAAGGAGGTCAtgatgggtcctggcagggtgaccagcacaggggaagggttGATGATGACGCGGGAATCCTGGcattgcagggcacagggctcgtTGCAGCTGTTGGCCAGCGGGGTGGGTCCGCAGGGACTGCAGCGGTCGT includes:
- the LOC103814995 gene encoding feather beta keratin-like — encoded protein: MACNNRCSPCGPTPLANSCNEPCALQCQDSRVIIDPSPVLVTLPGPIMTSFPQNTAVGSTSSAALGTELNAQGQPISGGFGFGGFGYGLGGLGCYGRRGGYIC
- the LOC103814984 gene encoding feather beta keratin-like, whose translation is MSQGHGKKKVPPLHNQHKSQPRASLPHTLLTPPPAAPAQNQATPMACYDRCSPCGPTPLANSCNEPCALQCQDSRVIINPSPVLVTLPGPIMTSFPQNTAVGSTSSAALGTELNAQGQPISGGFGFGGFGYGLGGLGCYGRRGGYIC